From a single Sinorhizobium sp. RAC02 genomic region:
- a CDS encoding alpha-ketoglutarate-dependent dioxygenase AlkB, with the protein MAERGLAPGLRYFPDHFDRAAQEALVAAIRHVVAEAPLFVPRMPKTGKPMSVRMTNCGPLGWVTDKDNGYRYQPTHPETGRPWPAIPDALLALWETVAGFEKPPEACLVNFYEPEAKMGLHQDRDETEFGAPVVSVSLGDQCLFRVGGISRSDPTRSFRLSSGDVFVFGGENRLIFHGVDRIYPGTSTLLKNPGRINLTLRRVNP; encoded by the coding sequence ATGGCTGAGCGCGGCCTCGCACCGGGGCTGCGCTACTTCCCCGATCATTTCGACCGCGCGGCGCAGGAAGCGCTTGTCGCCGCGATACGGCATGTCGTGGCCGAGGCGCCGCTTTTCGTGCCGCGCATGCCGAAAACGGGCAAGCCGATGTCGGTGCGCATGACCAATTGCGGGCCGCTTGGCTGGGTGACGGACAAGGACAACGGCTATCGCTACCAGCCGACGCATCCCGAGACCGGACGCCCCTGGCCGGCCATTCCCGATGCGCTGCTGGCTTTGTGGGAGACGGTTGCCGGCTTCGAAAAGCCGCCGGAAGCCTGCCTGGTCAATTTCTATGAGCCCGAGGCGAAGATGGGGCTGCATCAGGACCGCGACGAAACGGAGTTCGGCGCACCGGTCGTATCCGTATCGCTCGGCGATCAGTGCCTGTTTCGCGTTGGCGGGATTTCCCGTAGCGATCCGACCCGCTCTTTCCGGCTATCAAGCGGCGATGTGTTTGTCTTCGGTGGAGAAAACCGGCTGATTTTTCATGGGGTTGACCGGATCTATCCGGGCACCTCAACGCTTCTGAAGAATCCCGGGCGGATCAATCTCACACTGCGGCGGGTCAATCCATAG
- the coaA gene encoding type I pantothenate kinase: MIQAALDKDQADIPDDFGNRDYSPYRFFSAEEWAHFRADTPLTLKADEVQRLRSLNDPIDLDEVRRIYLSLSRLLSAHVESSQMLFRQRKQFLSLSDEAKTPYVIGIAGSVAVGKSTTARILAELLARWPSSPKVDLVTTDGFLYPNAVLQRENMMDRKGFPESYDIGALLRFLSAIKAGKADVKAPMYSHLTYDVLPNAFRTIDRPDILIFEGINVLQSRNLPADGKVVPMVSDFFDFSIYIDAEEALIHNWYVERFMRLRDTAFKDPDSYFHRYATISETAALAIAEGLWSNINLKNLHQNILPTRPRADLILQKGQNHLIETVALRKL, from the coding sequence ATGATCCAGGCAGCGCTCGACAAGGACCAGGCGGATATTCCGGACGATTTCGGCAACCGCGACTATTCTCCCTACCGCTTCTTCTCGGCAGAGGAATGGGCGCATTTCCGGGCCGATACCCCGCTGACGCTCAAGGCTGACGAGGTGCAGCGGCTGCGCTCGCTGAACGACCCGATCGACCTTGACGAGGTGCGCCGCATCTATCTGTCGCTGTCGCGCCTGCTGTCGGCGCATGTCGAATCCTCGCAGATGCTATTTCGCCAGCGCAAGCAGTTCCTCAGCCTCTCCGACGAGGCGAAGACGCCCTATGTCATCGGCATCGCCGGCTCGGTCGCCGTCGGCAAGTCGACCACGGCGCGTATCCTCGCCGAGTTGCTGGCCCGCTGGCCATCGAGTCCCAAGGTCGATCTCGTGACGACCGACGGCTTCCTCTATCCGAACGCCGTGCTCCAACGTGAAAACATGATGGACCGCAAGGGTTTTCCGGAGAGCTACGACATCGGCGCGCTCTTACGCTTCCTCTCGGCGATCAAGGCCGGCAAGGCCGACGTCAAGGCGCCGATGTATTCGCACCTGACCTACGACGTCCTGCCGAACGCGTTCCGCACCATCGACCGGCCGGACATCCTGATCTTCGAGGGCATCAATGTCCTTCAATCGCGCAACCTGCCGGCCGACGGCAAGGTCGTGCCGATGGTGTCCGATTTCTTCGACTTCTCGATCTATATCGATGCGGAAGAGGCGCTGATCCACAACTGGTATGTCGAGCGCTTCATGCGGCTGCGTGACACCGCCTTCAAGGACCCCGATTCCTACTTCCACCGCTATGCGACGATCAGCGAGACAGCGGCGCTGGCGATCGCCGAAGGCCTGTGGAGCAACATCAACCTGAAAAACCTGCACCAGAACATCCTGCCGACCCGTCCGCGTGCCGACCTGATCCTGCAAAAGGGCCAGAACCACCTGATCGAGACGGTGGCCTTGCGCAAACTATAG
- a CDS encoding phosphoenolpyruvate carboxykinase, translating to MQELGVRNPAQGLTAMGIHTNGTVRYNFAAEALYEEALGRGEAVKTAHGALRALTGQHTGRSPKDKFVVRDENTVDAIWWDNNKAVSREHFDVLHADMLTHAGDRDLFVQDLIGGADAEYALPTRVVTELAWHSLFIRNLLIRPDEKDLAGFAPKLTIIDLPTFKADPVRHGARTETMIACDLSRGIVLIAGTFYAGEMKKSVFTVLNWLLPSEKVMPMHCSANVGPDGDAAVFFGLSGTGKTTLSADPNRTLVGDDEHGWGENGIFNFEGGCYAKTIRLSAEAEPEIYATTQRFGTVLENVVLDANGVPDFNDGSLTENTRCAYPLDFIPNASETGRAPHPKTIIMLTADAFGVMPPIAKLTPDQAMYHFLSGYTAKVAGTERGVTEPEATFSTCFGAPFMPRHPTVYGNLLKELIAEQGVDCWLVNTGWTGGAYGEGRRMPIKATRTLLAAALDGSLKDALFRRDDNFGFQVPVSVPDVDTKILDPRSTWANGAAYDKQAEKLVDMFITNFEKFEGQVDGSVRDAAPGLKAAAE from the coding sequence ATGCAGGAACTTGGCGTTCGCAACCCCGCTCAGGGGCTCACCGCGATGGGTATCCACACCAACGGCACGGTCCGGTACAACTTTGCAGCAGAGGCTCTTTACGAAGAGGCGCTCGGTCGCGGCGAAGCTGTCAAGACGGCGCATGGCGCGTTGCGCGCGCTCACCGGCCAGCACACCGGCCGCTCGCCGAAGGACAAGTTCGTCGTTCGTGACGAAAACACCGTCGATGCCATCTGGTGGGACAACAACAAGGCCGTGTCGCGCGAGCATTTCGACGTACTGCACGCCGATATGCTGACGCATGCCGGCGACCGCGATCTCTTCGTGCAGGACCTCATCGGCGGTGCCGATGCCGAATATGCCCTGCCGACCCGCGTCGTCACGGAACTCGCCTGGCATTCGCTGTTCATCCGCAACCTGCTCATCCGCCCGGACGAGAAGGACCTTGCCGGTTTCGCGCCGAAACTCACCATCATCGATCTGCCGACCTTCAAGGCCGATCCGGTTCGCCATGGCGCCCGCACGGAAACCATGATCGCCTGTGACCTGTCGCGCGGCATCGTGCTGATCGCCGGCACCTTCTATGCCGGCGAAATGAAGAAGTCGGTGTTCACCGTTCTGAACTGGCTGCTGCCGTCGGAAAAGGTCATGCCGATGCATTGCTCGGCCAATGTCGGCCCGGATGGCGATGCCGCCGTGTTCTTCGGCCTGTCCGGCACCGGCAAGACGACGCTGTCGGCTGATCCGAACCGCACGCTGGTTGGCGACGACGAACACGGCTGGGGCGAAAACGGCATCTTCAACTTCGAAGGCGGCTGCTACGCCAAGACGATCCGTCTTTCGGCCGAAGCCGAGCCGGAAATCTATGCCACGACGCAGCGTTTCGGCACCGTGCTGGAAAACGTCGTGCTCGATGCGAATGGCGTTCCGGACTTCAACGACGGCTCGCTGACGGAAAACACCCGTTGCGCCTATCCGCTGGACTTCATCCCGAATGCCAGCGAGACCGGCCGCGCGCCGCATCCGAAGACGATCATCATGCTGACGGCTGATGCCTTCGGCGTGATGCCGCCGATCGCCAAGCTGACGCCCGACCAGGCCATGTACCACTTCCTCTCCGGCTACACCGCCAAGGTTGCCGGCACGGAGCGTGGCGTGACCGAGCCGGAAGCCACCTTCTCGACCTGCTTCGGCGCGCCGTTCATGCCGCGCCACCCGACGGTCTACGGTAACCTGCTCAAGGAACTGATCGCCGAGCAGGGCGTCGATTGCTGGCTGGTCAACACCGGCTGGACCGGTGGCGCCTATGGCGAAGGCCGTCGCATGCCGATCAAGGCAACCCGTACGCTGCTCGCCGCAGCGCTCGACGGTTCGCTGAAGGATGCGCTGTTCCGCCGCGACGACAATTTCGGCTTCCAGGTCCCGGTTTCGGTGCCGGATGTCGATACGAAGATCCTCGACCCGCGCTCGACCTGGGCCAACGGTGCCGCTTACGACAAGCAGGCCGAAAAGCTCGTCGACATGTTCATCACCAACTTCGAGAAGTTCGAGGGTCAGGTGGATGGCAGCGTGCGCGACGCGGCACCGGGCCTCAAGGCTGCCGCCGAGTAA
- a CDS encoding DUF2628 domain-containing protein, with protein sequence MATFLVLIPPGAKSRDEKARIIRDRFSWLAFIVPVVWLLWHRAWLAAALAFAVQSLGSMIGDHPVFGLAGLGVSLATGLLVALEGPSMVVASLEGKGWTVDAVISADDRATAEEIYYMENQTGDAPAPESARPVLPASETSARRHAPMLGLVGFQEGR encoded by the coding sequence ATGGCCACATTCCTTGTTCTGATACCGCCGGGCGCAAAATCCCGGGACGAAAAGGCCCGGATCATCCGCGACCGTTTTTCGTGGCTCGCCTTCATCGTTCCGGTCGTCTGGCTGCTCTGGCATCGCGCCTGGCTTGCCGCAGCCCTCGCCTTCGCCGTGCAGTCGCTCGGTTCGATGATCGGCGACCATCCGGTCTTCGGCCTTGCCGGCCTCGGCGTCTCGCTTGCCACCGGCCTCCTCGTCGCGCTTGAAGGCCCGTCGATGGTCGTCGCCTCGCTGGAGGGCAAGGGCTGGACGGTCGATGCGGTGATATCGGCCGACGACCGTGCAACGGCGGAAGAGATTTACTACATGGAAAACCAGACCGGCGACGCGCCGGCGCCGGAAAGCGCCCGCCCCGTCCTGCCGGCATCCGAAACCTCCGCGCGCCGGCACGCTCCCATGCTTGGCCTCGTGGGTTTCCAGGAAGGACGCTGA
- the hisH gene encoding imidazole glycerol phosphate synthase subunit HisH encodes MRVAIIDYGSGNLRSATKAFERAAREAGIDAEIDLTDKADRVATADRIVLPGVGAYADCRRGLDAVPGMVEALRDVVEAKARPFLGVCVGMQLMSSRGLEKTTTEGLGWIKGDVVLMTPSDPELKIPQIGWNTLDLQRRHPLFEGIATGEAGLHAYFVHSYHLAAENPDDVVATVDYGGAMTAFVASGNKAGAQFHPEKSQTLGLALITNFLRWKP; translated from the coding sequence ATGCGTGTAGCCATCATCGACTACGGCTCGGGCAACCTGCGCTCGGCCACCAAGGCGTTCGAACGCGCCGCCCGTGAGGCCGGCATCGACGCCGAGATCGACCTGACGGACAAGGCCGACCGCGTCGCCACCGCCGATCGCATCGTGCTGCCCGGTGTGGGCGCCTATGCCGATTGTCGCCGCGGCCTCGATGCCGTGCCCGGCATGGTGGAAGCGCTGCGCGATGTCGTCGAGGCGAAGGCCCGTCCTTTCCTCGGCGTCTGCGTCGGCATGCAGCTGATGTCCTCACGCGGGCTCGAAAAGACCACGACCGAGGGCCTCGGCTGGATCAAGGGCGACGTCGTTTTGATGACGCCCAGCGATCCGGAGCTGAAGATCCCGCAGATCGGCTGGAACACGCTGGACCTCCAGCGCCGGCATCCGCTTTTCGAGGGCATTGCCACCGGGGAGGCCGGCCTGCACGCCTATTTCGTGCACTCCTACCATCTCGCCGCGGAAAACCCGGACGATGTGGTCGCGACGGTCGATTACGGCGGCGCGATGACCGCCTTCGTCGCCAGCGGCAACAAGGCCGGCGCACAATTCCATCCGGAAAAGAGCCAGACGCTCGGCCTCGCCCTCATCACCAATTTCCTCCGCTGGAAGCCCTGA
- a CDS encoding response regulator transcription factor, protein MQTIALVDDDRNILTSVSIALEAEGYKVETYTDGASALDGLLARPPQLAIFDIKMPRMDGMELLRRLRQKSDIPVIFLTSKDEEIDELFGLKMGADDFITKPFSQRLLVERVKAILRRASSREAAATAGATGAPKAGEVAARSLERGQLVMDQERHTCTWKGEPVTLTVTEFLILHSLAQRPGVVKSRDSLMDAAYDEQVYVDDRTIDSHIKRLRKKFKMVDDDFDMIETLYGVGYRFRESA, encoded by the coding sequence ATGCAGACGATCGCACTCGTAGACGACGACCGGAATATCCTCACATCCGTATCGATCGCCCTGGAGGCGGAAGGTTACAAGGTCGAGACCTATACGGACGGCGCCTCGGCGCTCGATGGTCTGCTTGCCCGCCCCCCGCAGCTTGCCATCTTCGATATCAAGATGCCGCGCATGGACGGCATGGAGCTGCTGCGCCGGCTGCGCCAGAAGTCGGACATCCCGGTGATCTTCCTCACCTCGAAGGACGAGGAGATCGACGAGCTGTTCGGCCTCAAGATGGGCGCCGACGACTTCATCACAAAACCGTTCTCCCAGCGCCTGCTGGTCGAGCGCGTCAAGGCCATCCTGCGCCGTGCTTCCAGCCGCGAGGCGGCCGCAACGGCCGGCGCTACAGGTGCACCGAAGGCCGGCGAAGTCGCCGCGCGCTCGCTGGAACGTGGCCAGCTCGTCATGGACCAGGAGCGCCACACCTGCACCTGGAAGGGCGAACCGGTGACGCTGACCGTCACGGAGTTCCTCATCCTGCATTCGCTGGCGCAGCGCCCGGGCGTCGTGAAGAGCCGCGATTCGCTGATGGATGCAGCCTATGACGAGCAGGTCTATGTCGACGACCGCACCATCGACAGCCACATCAAGCGGCTTCGCAAGAAGTTCAAGATGGTCGATGACGACTTCGACATGATCGAAACGCTCTATGGCGTCGGTTATCGTTTCCGCGAAAGCGCCTGA
- a CDS encoding sensor histidine kinase, translating into MLDRDGGETEGRPAPRSFRRRWTHPFTLARRIFGNAVFSSLTRRILFFNLVALVVLVAGILYLNQFREGLIDARVESLLTQGEIIAGAISASASVDTNSITIDPEKLLELQAGQSITPLPNDEDLEFPINPERIAPVLRRLISPTRTRARIYDTDANLLLDSRHLYTQGQVLRFDLPPVEPESTSLIERMNVWFNRILQPSNLPQYKEAPGGDGSIYPEVMNALTGVRGAVVRVNDKGELIVSVAVPVQRFRAVLGVLLLSTQAGDIDKIVHAERLAIMRVAGVAGLVNIALSLLLSSTIANPLRRLSAAAIRVRRGAKEREEIPDFSVRQDEIGNLSIALRQMTNALYDRIDAIESFAADVSHELKNPLTSLRSAVETLPLARTEESKKRLLDIIQHDVRRLDRLISDISDASRLDAELARSDARTVDLEKLLGDLIDISRQVNTRKKPVTLDFVVDRKDNPKAKFEISGYELRIGQIVTNLIENARSFVPDPGGRIVARLSRGRNDRCIIQIEDNGPGIQAEDVDRIFERFYTDRPSTEDFGQNSGLGLSISRQIAEAHGGTLKAENIVDKATGNVMGARFTLSLPTGTQK; encoded by the coding sequence GTGCTCGACAGGGATGGAGGAGAAACCGAGGGTCGGCCCGCGCCGCGCTCGTTTCGACGCCGCTGGACCCATCCGTTCACGCTCGCCCGCCGCATCTTCGGCAATGCCGTCTTTTCCAGCCTCACGCGCCGCATCCTGTTCTTCAACCTCGTGGCACTCGTCGTGCTCGTCGCCGGCATCCTCTATCTCAACCAGTTTCGCGAGGGCCTCATCGACGCACGCGTCGAAAGCCTGCTGACGCAGGGCGAGATCATCGCCGGCGCGATTTCGGCCTCCGCCTCGGTCGATACCAACTCGATCACCATCGATCCGGAAAAGCTGCTGGAGCTGCAGGCTGGTCAGAGCATCACGCCGCTGCCGAATGACGAGGACCTGGAGTTCCCGATCAACCCGGAGCGCATTGCCCCCGTTCTCCGGCGGCTGATCTCGCCGACCCGCACCCGCGCCCGCATCTACGACACCGACGCCAACCTGCTGCTCGATTCGCGCCATCTCTATACCCAGGGCCAGGTGCTGCGCTTCGACCTGCCGCCGGTGGAGCCGGAAAGCACCAGCCTCATCGAGCGGATGAATGTCTGGTTCAACCGCATTCTCCAGCCGAGCAACCTGCCGCAGTATAAAGAGGCGCCCGGCGGTGACGGCTCGATCTATCCGGAAGTGATGAATGCGCTGACCGGTGTGCGCGGCGCCGTCGTGCGCGTCAACGACAAGGGCGAGCTGATCGTCTCGGTCGCGGTGCCGGTGCAGCGTTTCCGCGCCGTGCTTGGCGTGCTGCTGCTCTCCACGCAGGCCGGCGACATCGACAAGATCGTGCATGCCGAGCGGCTTGCCATCATGCGCGTCGCGGGCGTTGCCGGCCTCGTCAACATCGCGCTGTCGCTCCTGCTCTCCAGCACCATCGCCAATCCGCTGCGCCGGCTTTCGGCGGCAGCGATCCGCGTGCGGCGCGGCGCCAAGGAGCGTGAGGAAATCCCGGACTTTTCCGTACGCCAGGACGAGATTGGCAACCTTTCCATTGCGCTGCGCCAGATGACCAACGCGCTCTATGACCGCATCGACGCGATCGAGAGCTTTGCAGCCGATGTCAGCCACGAGCTGAAAAACCCGCTGACATCGCTGCGCAGCGCCGTCGAGACCCTGCCGCTGGCGCGCACGGAAGAATCCAAGAAGCGGCTTCTCGACATCATCCAGCACGATGTGCGCCGCCTCGACCGCCTGATCAGCGACATTTCCGATGCCTCGCGGCTCGATGCGGAACTGGCCCGCAGCGACGCGCGCACCGTCGATCTCGAAAAACTGCTCGGCGACCTCATCGACATTTCGCGTCAGGTCAACACACGCAAGAAGCCGGTCACGCTCGATTTCGTGGTCGACCGCAAGGACAATCCAAAGGCCAAGTTCGAGATCAGCGGCTACGAGCTACGCATCGGCCAGATCGTCACCAACCTCATCGAGAATGCGCGCTCCTTCGTGCCGGATCCGGGCGGGCGCATCGTCGCGCGGCTGTCGCGCGGCCGCAACGACCGCTGCATCATCCAGATCGAGGATAACGGGCCGGGTATTCAAGCCGAGGACGTCGATCGCATCTTCGAGCGGTTCTACACCGACCGACCGTCAACGGAGGATTTCGGGCAGAATTCCGGCCTTGGCCTCTCCATCTCGCGCCAGATCGCCGAAGCCCACGGCGGCACCTTGAAGGCCGAAAACATCGTCGACAAGGCGACCGGCAACGTGATGGGCGCCCGCTTCACCCTTTCGCTCCCGACAGGCACGCAAAAATGA
- the hisA gene encoding 1-(5-phosphoribosyl)-5-[(5-phosphoribosylamino)methylideneamino]imidazole-4-carboxamide isomerase has protein sequence MILFPAIDLKDGQCVRLKLGDMDQATVYNPDPAAQAKAFEDQGFEWLHVVDLNGAFAGESVNGAAVDAILKATKNPVQLGGGIRTLDHIENWLSRGLSRVILGTIAVRDPALVIEACKKFPGKVAVGIDAKGGKVAVEGWAEASELGVIELARKFEGAGVAAIIYTDIDRDGILTGINWEATLDLAEAVSIPVIASGGLASMDDIHHLVAPEAHKLEGAISGRALYDGRIDPAEALAVIRGAKGRAA, from the coding sequence ATGATCCTCTTTCCCGCCATCGACCTGAAAGACGGCCAGTGCGTTCGCCTCAAGCTCGGCGACATGGACCAGGCCACCGTCTACAATCCCGACCCGGCCGCGCAGGCGAAAGCCTTCGAGGACCAGGGCTTTGAATGGCTGCACGTCGTCGATCTCAACGGCGCCTTCGCTGGGGAAAGCGTCAACGGCGCTGCCGTCGATGCCATCCTGAAGGCGACGAAGAACCCCGTGCAGCTCGGCGGCGGTATTCGCACGCTGGACCATATCGAAAACTGGCTGTCACGTGGCCTCTCGCGCGTCATTCTCGGCACGATCGCCGTGCGTGACCCGGCGCTCGTCATCGAAGCCTGCAAGAAGTTCCCCGGCAAGGTCGCCGTCGGCATCGACGCCAAGGGCGGGAAGGTTGCCGTCGAAGGCTGGGCCGAAGCCTCCGAACTCGGCGTGATCGAGCTTGCCAGGAAATTCGAAGGCGCCGGCGTTGCCGCGATTATCTATACCGATATCGATCGCGACGGCATCCTGACTGGCATCAATTGGGAGGCCACGCTGGACCTCGCCGAGGCGGTCTCCATTCCCGTCATTGCCTCCGGCGGCCTCGCTTCGATGGACGACATCCACCACCTCGTCGCCCCGGAAGCCCACAAGCTGGAAGGCGCGATTTCCGGCCGGGCGCTCTATGACGGCCGCATCGATCCCGCAGAGGCGCTCGCCGTGATCCGCGGTGCGAAAGGACGTGCTGCATGA
- the hisB gene encoding imidazoleglycerol-phosphate dehydratase HisB: MSRTASVSRKTNETSVSVTVDIDGTGASTISTGVGFFDHMLDQLSRHSLIDMQIKTDGDLHVDDHHTVEDTGIAIGQAIAKALGDRRGITRYASLDLAMDETMTRAAVDVSGRPFLVWNVNFSAPKIGTFDTELVREFFNALAQHAGITLHIQNIYGANNHHISETCFKAVARVLRTATEIDTRQAGRVPSTKGSLA, from the coding sequence ATGAGCCGCACAGCCAGCGTTTCGCGCAAGACGAACGAGACCTCCGTTTCGGTCACCGTCGACATCGACGGCACCGGCGCGTCGACCATTTCGACGGGCGTGGGCTTCTTCGATCATATGCTCGACCAGCTGTCGCGCCATTCGCTGATCGACATGCAGATCAAGACCGATGGCGACCTGCATGTCGACGACCACCACACGGTGGAAGACACCGGCATCGCCATCGGCCAGGCCATTGCCAAGGCGCTCGGCGATCGTCGCGGCATCACGCGGTATGCCTCGCTCGACCTTGCCATGGACGAGACGATGACGCGCGCCGCGGTCGATGTGTCCGGCCGCCCCTTCCTCGTCTGGAACGTCAATTTCTCGGCCCCGAAGATCGGCACCTTCGACACCGAGCTGGTGCGCGAATTCTTCAACGCGCTCGCCCAGCACGCCGGCATCACGCTGCATATCCAGAACATCTACGGCGCCAACAACCATCATATCTCGGAGACATGCTTCAAGGCTGTCGCGCGCGTGCTGCGCACCGCGACCGAGATTGACACCCGCCAGGCGGGCCGCGTTCCCTCGACGAAGGGTTCGCTGGCCTGA
- the lysM gene encoding peptidoglycan-binding protein LysM yields MGLFSFIKSAGKKLGIGDDEAPAADAVKKELDSFDLGTQKVEVSVEGDKCVLKGVVADQTAFEKAVIAVGNTLGISKVEAADLKVASPDSGLKLDKIDLTELLKVSTSAKEPTLHTVKKGDNLWKIAETYFGKGKGAKHILIFDANRPMLSHPDKIYPGQVLRIPDLSEA; encoded by the coding sequence ATGGGTCTCTTCAGCTTCATCAAGAGCGCCGGCAAGAAGCTCGGCATCGGCGACGACGAAGCGCCGGCAGCGGACGCGGTCAAGAAGGAGCTCGATTCCTTCGATCTCGGCACGCAGAAGGTCGAAGTTTCCGTCGAGGGTGACAAATGTGTGCTGAAGGGCGTCGTGGCTGACCAGACGGCCTTTGAAAAGGCGGTCATTGCCGTCGGCAACACACTCGGCATTTCGAAGGTCGAAGCGGCCGATCTCAAGGTTGCCTCCCCCGATTCCGGGCTGAAGCTCGACAAGATCGACCTGACGGAACTGCTGAAGGTGTCGACGTCTGCCAAGGAGCCGACGCTGCACACGGTCAAGAAGGGCGACAATCTTTGGAAGATCGCCGAGACCTATTTCGGCAAGGGCAAGGGCGCCAAGCATATCCTGATCTTCGACGCCAACCGGCCGATGCTGTCCCACCCGGACAAGATCTATCCCGGCCAGGTGCTGCGCATTCCGGACCTGTCGGAAGCGTGA
- a CDS encoding phosphoribosyl-ATP diphosphatase produces MSTFTLADLEQIVDARAKADPAESWTAKLVAAGQQKAAKKLGEEAVETVIAAIEGEKAALTSESADLLYHLMVVLKIGGVPLQDVMAELARRTGQSGLAEKASRQS; encoded by the coding sequence ATGAGCACCTTCACCCTTGCCGATTTGGAACAGATCGTCGATGCCCGCGCCAAGGCCGATCCGGCGGAAAGCTGGACGGCCAAGCTCGTTGCGGCCGGGCAGCAGAAAGCAGCAAAAAAGCTCGGCGAAGAGGCTGTCGAGACCGTTATTGCGGCCATCGAAGGCGAAAAGGCCGCTCTGACGAGTGAATCAGCCGATTTGCTCTATCATCTGATGGTCGTATTGAAAATCGGTGGCGTACCGTTACAAGATGTCATGGCGGAATTGGCCCGGCGTACGGGCCAATCCGGCCTAGCAGAGAAGGCCAGCCGGCAGAGTTGA
- the hisF gene encoding imidazole glycerol phosphate synthase subunit HisF: MTLKARVIPCLDVKDGRVVKGVSFVNLVDAGDPVESARAYDAAGADELCFLDITASSDNRDTIFDVVARTAEHCFMPLTVGGGVRAVADIRKLLLAGADKVSINSAAVANPDFVAEAADKFGNQCIVVSIDSKKVSAEGEEDRWEIFTHGGRKATGIDAVAFAEKMVERGAGELLLTSMDRDGQKGGYDIALTRTIADRVSVPVIASGGVGNLDHLVEGVRDGHATAVLAASIFHFGTYTVGEAKRYMAEHGIAMRLD; encoded by the coding sequence ATGACCCTCAAAGCCCGCGTCATACCCTGCCTCGATGTCAAGGACGGCCGCGTCGTGAAGGGCGTCAGCTTCGTCAACCTGGTCGATGCCGGCGATCCAGTGGAATCGGCGCGCGCCTATGACGCCGCCGGTGCCGACGAACTCTGCTTCCTCGACATCACCGCCTCCTCCGACAACCGCGACACGATCTTCGACGTCGTGGCGCGCACGGCCGAGCACTGCTTCATGCCGCTCACCGTTGGCGGTGGCGTGCGGGCGGTGGCGGATATCCGCAAGCTCCTGCTTGCCGGTGCCGACAAAGTCTCGATCAACTCCGCTGCCGTCGCCAATCCGGATTTCGTGGCTGAGGCTGCCGACAAGTTCGGTAACCAGTGCATCGTCGTGTCGATCGATTCGAAAAAAGTCTCCGCCGAAGGCGAAGAGGACCGTTGGGAGATCTTTACCCATGGCGGCCGCAAGGCGACCGGCATCGACGCCGTCGCCTTCGCCGAAAAAATGGTGGAGCGTGGCGCCGGCGAACTGCTGCTCACCTCCATGGACCGCGACGGCCAGAAGGGCGGTTATGATATCGCGCTGACTCGCACCATCGCCGACCGCGTTTCGGTACCGGTCATCGCCTCCGGCGGCGTCGGCAATCTCGACCACCTCGTGGAAGGCGTGCGTGACGGGCATGCCACTGCGGTGCTGGCCGCCTCGATCTTCCACTTCGGCACCTATACCGTTGGCGAGGCCAAGCGCTATATGGCCGAGCATGGCATTGCCATGCGGCTCGACTGA
- the arfB gene encoding alternative ribosome rescue aminoacyl-tRNA hydrolase ArfB — MASDPLYIKDSITIAGWELTEQFVLAGGPGGQNVNKVSTAVQLFFDLRNSPSLNERVKANAEKLAGRKVSKDGVLMIEANRFRSQERNREDARERLKELILKAAEPPPPPRRKTKPTKGSVERRLKEKSGRSGVKRMRAKPDGE; from the coding sequence ATGGCCAGCGACCCTCTTTACATCAAGGACTCCATCACGATTGCCGGTTGGGAGTTGACCGAACAGTTCGTGCTGGCCGGCGGTCCGGGTGGCCAGAACGTCAACAAGGTCTCGACGGCGGTCCAGCTGTTCTTCGACCTGCGCAACTCGCCGTCGCTGAACGAGCGCGTCAAGGCGAATGCGGAAAAGCTCGCCGGCCGCAAGGTCTCCAAGGATGGCGTGCTGATGATCGAGGCGAACCGCTTCCGCAGCCAGGAACGCAACCGCGAGGATGCGCGCGAGCGGCTGAAGGAGCTGATCCTCAAGGCTGCCGAACCGCCACCACCGCCACGCAGGAAGACCAAGCCGACGAAGGGGTCGGTCGAACGCCGGCTCAAGGAAAAATCGGGCCGGTCGGGCGTGAAACGTATGCGCGCGAAGCCCGACGGCGAATGA